In the Haloferula helveola genome, one interval contains:
- a CDS encoding CHAT domain-containing tetratricopeptide repeat protein yields the protein MRFLILILLLAGPLAALDLSDPVAAEAELEDLVEEWRDAWATNPDAETGQALGSTLHALGIVERQLGMPADAVAHLEEACALLEIHGPELLADAREALAIALQDEGEVIRSEAVLREVLAERRRHPDNRASLAATLDHLALNLLVQGEYPEGGALLEEALELLPKSDLAGRARLLGHLGRLQHNLGSHAKAVSTFRSALDLEFSDPELRFSLRSQQALAKFRLGRVDEAIAESEAIAKEARELLEDRPLLAAPYQNNFGALSLALGFPEAAIASFTHAKEMLQASLGTDHPGLIGVHNNLGVAFQKTGQFEEARAELEIAAELQHRYLPPTHLRAAEIERNLAINALLEGSPDAPELARAATKTGLAILNRLIESGSERERLNFLERFDLVSLPCAIGDPEAIANLLLASKARLLDAMISTVEQTTTPTWTDIRDQLPPDTAFVDFCRYSDFGEDATTRYGAILLTPHQSPRWIELGTADDLHRWLDAFRRRINWNSAILAGESPPPPPLKMAGVLKSMHRRFWAPIEQALPAGTEHLAISPDGAVHFIPFSALVDEDNRLLCRKYLQLTQVTSGRDLLPGDKLEPLSESPWAVLTISDFPRPTPSKQPDLLMQLLASLEPMPGTKQEARALKKEAPGESIFLSDSEATEMAIAKLPSPPGVLHLGCHAFYLGNGAADSEAPLDFDENSQLFQSSGLVLHRGALHQADGRRSNPGDDLLFPTEIAALPLHGTRLVTLSSCDSGSGTPINGEGILGLKRAFAIAGAREVAVALWPISDQSTPEFMERFYQLASRSDRPGQSLWQAQSEMLEPVDSDNFELSVLRYAPFVLTQNHPLRTGSAIERADDGPNWWILAAALPLLLFAAARMLGKRSESPGSQSPDRRPD from the coding sequence ATGCGGTTCCTTATCCTGATTCTCCTGCTTGCGGGCCCGTTGGCCGCTCTGGATCTCTCGGATCCGGTCGCTGCGGAGGCGGAACTGGAGGACCTCGTGGAGGAGTGGCGCGACGCCTGGGCCACCAATCCCGACGCCGAAACCGGGCAGGCGCTCGGCTCCACCCTTCACGCGCTCGGAATCGTCGAGCGCCAACTGGGGATGCCCGCGGATGCCGTGGCCCACTTGGAAGAGGCATGTGCGCTCCTGGAAATTCATGGGCCGGAGCTGTTGGCCGACGCTCGCGAAGCGCTTGCCATCGCCCTTCAGGACGAGGGTGAGGTGATCCGCTCCGAAGCCGTCCTTCGCGAGGTGCTCGCCGAGCGGCGCAGACACCCCGACAATCGGGCCTCACTCGCCGCGACCCTCGACCACCTGGCCCTCAATCTTCTGGTACAGGGCGAATATCCGGAGGGGGGAGCGCTCCTTGAAGAAGCGCTTGAGCTACTTCCCAAATCCGACCTCGCCGGACGAGCCAGGTTGCTCGGCCACCTCGGCCGCCTCCAACACAATCTTGGCAGCCACGCGAAGGCGGTGTCGACATTCCGCAGCGCCCTTGATCTTGAATTCTCCGACCCCGAACTGAGGTTCTCCCTGCGCAGCCAGCAAGCGCTCGCCAAGTTCCGCCTCGGGCGGGTCGACGAAGCGATTGCGGAGAGCGAGGCGATCGCCAAGGAAGCGCGAGAGCTGCTGGAAGACCGGCCATTACTCGCCGCTCCCTATCAGAACAACTTCGGAGCCTTGTCCCTCGCCCTCGGCTTTCCGGAAGCCGCGATCGCTTCCTTCACCCATGCCAAGGAGATGCTGCAAGCGAGCCTCGGCACGGACCATCCCGGCCTGATCGGCGTTCACAACAATCTCGGAGTTGCATTCCAGAAGACCGGCCAGTTCGAAGAAGCGCGGGCCGAACTCGAGATCGCCGCCGAACTGCAGCACAGATACCTTCCGCCCACTCACCTGAGAGCGGCGGAGATCGAAAGGAACCTCGCCATCAACGCGCTGCTCGAAGGTTCACCGGACGCCCCGGAACTTGCCCGGGCCGCCACAAAAACCGGCCTCGCGATTCTGAACCGGCTGATTGAATCCGGAAGCGAACGGGAGCGCCTCAACTTCCTTGAGCGATTCGACCTCGTCTCCCTGCCGTGTGCGATCGGAGACCCCGAAGCGATCGCGAATCTCCTGCTCGCTAGTAAAGCCAGGCTCCTTGACGCGATGATCTCAACCGTCGAGCAAACGACGACTCCGACTTGGACCGATATTCGCGACCAACTTCCGCCCGACACTGCTTTTGTCGACTTTTGCCGCTACAGTGACTTCGGAGAAGATGCCACAACCCGCTACGGAGCGATCCTCCTGACACCCCATCAGTCTCCGCGGTGGATCGAACTCGGCACAGCGGATGACCTGCACCGCTGGCTTGACGCCTTCCGAAGGCGAATCAACTGGAACTCCGCCATCCTTGCCGGCGAAAGCCCCCCGCCCCCGCCACTCAAGATGGCCGGCGTTCTGAAATCCATGCACCGGAGGTTCTGGGCTCCGATCGAGCAGGCACTCCCGGCCGGGACCGAACACCTGGCAATCTCACCTGATGGAGCGGTCCACTTCATTCCATTCTCGGCATTGGTCGATGAGGACAATCGACTCCTGTGCCGGAAGTATCTCCAGCTGACGCAGGTCACCAGCGGCCGTGATCTTCTCCCGGGTGACAAACTGGAACCCCTGTCCGAATCACCTTGGGCCGTCCTCACCATTTCCGATTTCCCACGCCCTACCCCTTCCAAGCAGCCCGACCTCCTGATGCAACTCCTCGCGAGTCTCGAACCCATGCCGGGCACCAAGCAGGAAGCGCGGGCCCTCAAAAAGGAAGCTCCCGGCGAGTCCATCTTCCTCAGCGACTCGGAGGCGACCGAGATGGCCATCGCAAAACTGCCAAGCCCGCCAGGCGTACTGCACCTCGGGTGCCACGCCTTCTACCTGGGCAACGGCGCCGCAGACTCCGAAGCCCCTCTCGACTTCGACGAGAATTCCCAACTCTTCCAGTCCAGCGGGCTGGTTCTGCACCGGGGCGCCCTACACCAAGCCGACGGCCGCCGCTCGAACCCCGGCGACGACCTGCTCTTTCCCACAGAGATCGCCGCCCTACCTCTCCATGGAACACGGTTGGTCACCCTTTCGTCGTGTGACTCGGGATCCGGAACCCCGATCAACGGAGAAGGCATTCTCGGACTCAAGAGGGCCTTCGCGATTGCCGGAGCGAGGGAAGTCGCGGTTGCCCTGTGGCCCATCTCCGACCAGTCGACGCCTGAGTTCATGGAACGCTTCTATCAACTGGCGAGTCGATCGGACCGCCCCGGACAGTCGCTCTGGCAAGCGCAGAGCGAGATGCTGGAACCCGTTGACTCCGACAACTTCGAGCTCTCGGTTTTGCGTTACGCCCCGTTTGTTTTGACCCAAAATCACCCCCTTCGAACCGGATCAGCCATCGAGCGGGCGGATGACGGCCCCAACTGGTGGATTCTGGCCGCAGCTCTCCCGCTTCTACTGTTTGCGGCGGCACGCA